The following nucleotide sequence is from Streptomyces leeuwenhoekii.
GCCCGGCGGCCGCCGCGACTGGCGGGCCGGGGCCCGCGCCCACCTCGCGCTGGTCCCGGCCGCCCGGGACAAGGTCCGCCGGGCGGGCGGGACGGCCCACGTGGCCCGGCGGGTGGCGGCGGCGCTCGCCGAGCACCCGGACGTGGCCCTCGCCTACTGGGATCCCGGCCTGTCCCGGCTGGTGGTCACCGCGACCGAGGAAGCCCTCACCGACAAGGTGGTGGACCGGGCGACGACGCTCGCCGAGAGCCACGGCCTGGTCCGCGCCGACGACCTCGTGGAGGAGCCCGCCCACCCCGGCGACCCGGCCTCCGTGCGGATCGCCGCCACGGCGCTCGGCGCCGACGTGCTCGGCATCGCCGCCGGGATGACCGCCTCGGCGCTGCGCCTGCCCCCCACCCCCCGCCTGGTCACCGCCGTCTCCACGCTGCTGCGCGAGAACCCGACCTTCCGGGCCTGGCTGCGCGCCCGCCTCGGCGACGCCCGGATGGAGGTCGCCCTCGCCGTCGCCAACGCCGCCGTGCACAGCGCCGGCCAGAGCCCGACCTCCCTGGTGCTCGACGGGGTGCTGCGCGCCTGCCAGCTCGCGGAGGCGGTGGCCCGGACGGCCACCTTCGAGACCGTGCACGATCTGCTGTGCGAGCCGGGCCGGGACAGCCTGCCCGCCGACGCCTCCCTGCGCCCGCCGCTGCGCACCTCCCCGGCCCAGGAGTACGCCGCCCACGCCTCGACCGGCAGCGTGGCGGGCGCGCTGGCCACCCTGCTCGTCAAGCACGAGCTGGCCGAGGCCGCGGAGGCGGTGCTCGCCGGGTCGCCCAAGGCCGCCCGCTACGGGCCCGCCGCCTTCCACGCCGTCCTCAGCGGGGCGCTGTCCCGCACCGGCGTCCTGGTGCGCGGCCCCGAGCGGCTGCGGCAACTGGAGATGTCCGGCACCGTCGTCCTGCACCCCAGCGCGCTGCGCACCCCGGACGCCGGGGCCGACCCGTGGACGGAGTCCGTGCTGGACGCGGCGCGGCGCGCCGGACTGCGCGTGGTGATGGTGGAGGACCCGGCGCTGGCCGACTTCACCGGCCTGGCCGACCAGGTCGTCGGCTCCGGGCGCCCGTGGGGCGAGGTGGTGGACGAACTGCGCGCCGAGAGCGGCGTCATCACCGTCGTACGGCCCCGCCCCGGCGACGACCCGGAGGTGGCCGCCGGACTGCTGCGCGGTGACGTGGCCGTCGCCCTCGCCGACGACCGCTGCCCGGTCGCCTGGGGCGCGGACGTGCTGTGCACCCACGGCCTGTCCGACGTGTGGCGGCTGCTGCGGGCGGTGCCCGCGGCGCGGGGCGTGGGGCGCCGGTCGCAGGTGCTCGCCCGCTCCGGTGCCGCCCTGTCCGGGCTGCTGGTCGCCGTCGGTGAGGCCCGCAAGGGCGCCGGGGGCCCGCTGCCCGGCCTGCGCCACGCACCGGTCGACGCGAGCGCGGCGCTGGCCCTGCTGTCCGGGGCCCGCTCCGCCCTCCGCGTCGCGACGACCCGTGCCCCGCACCCCCGGCCGCGGGTGGCCTGGCACGAGCTGGACCCGGGCGACGTGCGCGAGCGGCTGGAGCACCAGAAGGAACCGGAACCGTCCGCCGTCGAGCAGGCCACCGCCCGGGTGCGGGCCGCCGTCGACCGGGCGAGCCGCACCCCCGCGCTGGTCCCGGTGCGGTGGACCGTGCAGCTCGCCCGCGCGGTGCGCAACGAACTGGACGACCCGCTCACCCCGGTGCTGGCGGTCGGCTCGGCAGCCGAGGCGATCCTCGGCTCGGTCATGGACGCCCTGCTCGTCGTCGGCGCCCTCGACCTGAACGCGCTGGTCGGCGGCTTCCAGCGGCTGCGGGCCGAGCGGGCGCTGGCCGGGCTGCTCGCCCAGCAGAAGCAGAAGGCGCGGGTCGCCGAGGAGGAGAGCCACGACGCGGCGGGCGAGGCCCGGCTCGTCGACGCCGCGAAGCTCTCCCCGGGCGACATCATCGAACTCAAGGCGGACGACGTGGTGCCCGCCGACGCCCGTCTGCTGTGGGAGGACGGGCTGGAGGTGGACGAGTCCGCGCTCACCGGCGAGTCGCTGCCGGTGGACAAGTGCGTGGACCCCACGCCGCACGCCCCCGTCGCCGAACGCCACTGCATGGTCTTCGAGGGCACCACCGTGGTCGCCGGGCGCGCCCAGGCCGTCGTCGTCGACACCGGCGAGCGCACCGAGGCCGCCCGCGCCGTCGCGCTGGCCGCCCGCACGCCCTCCGCCGCGGGTGTCCAGGCCCGGCTCCAGGAGCTCACCCGCAAGGCGCTGCCGCTCACCCTGGCGGGCGGGGCCGCCGTGACGGGGATCTCCCTGCTGCGGGGCGCCCCGATCCGGCAGGCGGTCAGCGGTGGTGTGTCGGTGGCGGTGGCCGCCGTGCCCGAGGGACTGCCGCTGGTGGCGACGGTCGCGCAGCTCGCCGCGGCCCGCCGCCTCGGCCGCCGCGGTGTCCTGGTGCGCACCCCCCGCGCCCTGGAGGCGCTGGGCCGCATGGACACCATCTGCTTCGACAAGACGGGCACGCTCACCGAGAACCGGCTGCGGCTGGTGAAGGCGTCCGACGCGGGCGGCACCGTGTACAAGCTGGGCGAGCCGGACGCCGCCGAGACGGTACGGGTCGCCGCCCGCGCCTGCCCCCGGCTGAACGGCGACGGCGCCCGCCCCACCCACGCCACCGACGAGGCGGTGCTGGACGCCGCCGGGGACGACCCGGAGTGGGAGCAGATCGAGGGCCTGCCCTTCGAGACCTCCCGCGGCTACGCCGCAGCCGTGGGCCGCGCCGGGGACGGCTCGCCCGTCCTGGTGATCAAGGGCGCCCCGGAGACCGTGCTGCCCGCCTGCGCCGACCTGCCCTCGCACGCCTCGGACACGGCACACGAGCTGGCCGCCGACGGACTGCGCGTCCTGGCGGTGGCCCACCGCCCGCTGGAGGACGGCGAGAAGGCGGCCGACCTCCTGGAACGCCCGCTGGAGGAGCTGCGCCCGCACTTCACCGGGCTGCTGGCCCTGGCCGACGTGGCCCGCGAGACCTCCCCGGCCCTGGTGCGCGGGCTGCGCGAGGCGGGCGTCCGGCCGGTGGTGCTGACCGGCGACCACCCGCAGACCGCCCGCGCCATCGCCACCGACCTGGGCTGGCCCGAGGACGCCACCGTCGTCACCGGTGACGAGCTGGCCGCCGCGGACCGGCGGGAGCGGTCCCGGATGCTGCGGGACGCCGATGTCGTGGCCCGTGTCGCACCCGAGCAGAAGCTCCAGGTCGTCGAGTCGCTGCGGGACGCCGGCCGGGTGGTGGGCATGGTGGGCGACGGCGCCAACGACGCCGCCGCGATCCGCGCCGCCGACATCGGCGTCGGTATCAACGCCCGCGGCTCGGCCGCCGCCCGCAACGCCGCCGACCTCGTCGTCACCGGGGACGACCTGCTCGTCCTCGTCGAGGCCGTCCACGAGGGCCGGGCGCTGTGGCACAGCGTCGCGGACGCCATCGCCATCCTCATCGGCGGCAACGCCGGCGAGGTCGGCTTCGGCATCCTCGGCACCGTGCTCGGCGGCTCCGCGCCGCTGTCGACCCGTCAGATGCTGCTGGTGAACCTGTTCACGGACCTGTTCCCGGCGATGGCGGTGGCGGTGACCCCCCAGGGGGAGGCGGAGGAGGACGAGGCCGGTTCCACCGACGCGCCCCTCGGCACGGCGGTCCTGGGCGAGCCGCTGATCCGGCAGATCCGGCACCGGGCCCTGACCACGGCCCTGGGCGCGACGGCCGCCTGGCTCCTGGGCCGGTTCACGCCCGGCACGGCCCGCCGGTCGACGACGATGGCCCTGTGCGCCGTGGTCGGCACCCAGCTCGCGCAGACCCTGGCCGACCGGCGCGGCAGCCGTCTGGTGCAGGCCACGTCCCTGGGCTCGGCCGCCGCGCTCGTCGCCCTGGTCCAGACCCCGGGCGCCAGCCGGCTCTTCGGCTGCACCCCGCTGGGCCCGCTGGCCTGGGCGGGGGTGGCCGCGGCGATCGTCCTGGCCCTGGCGGGGCAGCGGGCGGTGCCGAAGCTGGAGGAGGCCGTGATGAAGCGCTGGCCCCAGGTGGCGGAGAAGCTGCCGGTGCCGACCGGGTGAGCGCCCGGGGCGGCGGCGGGGACGCCCGTCAGGCCCTCGCCGCCTCCCCGGCCCCGGCCGGCCGGAGCCGGTCCGCCGTCCGCTCGGCGGTGCGGCGGGCCCAGGCGCCCGTGGTCAGGGCGCCGAGGGCGAGCACCGCCGCGCCGCAGGAGGTGAGGATCCACCAGCCGGGCCGGGCGGCGGCGACGAACGCCTCCCGGTACGGCGCGGAGCCCACGCCCGCCGCGAGCACCGCGCCGATCACCGCGACACCGAGGGTCGAGCCGAGCTGGCGGCTGGTGGACGCGACGGCGGCGGCGACACCGGCCTGGGCGCGGGGCATCCCGGAGACGGCGGTGTTGGTGATCGGCGCGTTGACGAAGCCGAAGCCGACGCCGAACAGCACATAGCCGAGGAACAGCGTCACATCGGACGTCTCCGCCTCGAAGAGCGCGAAGAGCAGTCCGCTCGCCGTCATCGCGCAGCCCGCGACCAGCAGCGAGGCGCGCGGCCCCCGGGCGCCGACCAGGCGGCCCGACAGCGGGGCGCACAGGAAGGTCGGCACGGCCATCGGCAGCATCCACAGGCCCGCGTGCAGGGCGCTCAGCCCGCGTACGTTCTGCAGGTACAGCGTCGACAGGAACAGGAAGCCGCCCAGCGCGGCGAACCCGCACACGGCGATCACGGTGGCCCCGCTGAACGGCGCCGAGCGGAAGAAGCGCAGGTCGATCAGTGGTTCGCGGCGGCGCGGCTCGTACCGCAGCAGCCCGGCGAGCGCGGCCATCGCCACCACGGCGAAGGGCAGTACCGCCACGGGCCCCGCGTTCGGCAGCTCGATGATGGCGTAGGTCAGCGCGCCGAACAGCACGATGACCAGCAACTGGCCCACCGGGTCGGGGCGGCGGGCGTGCGGGGCGCGGGACTCGGGGACGCAGCGCAGGGTGAGCAGCAGGGCCGCGAGCCCCACCGGCAGGTTGATCCAGAAGATCGCGCGCCAGCCGACCGATTCCACGAGCAGGCCGCCCACCAGCGGCCCGGCGGCCATGGAGATGCCGACCACCGCTCCCCACGCGCCGATCGCGCGGGCCCGCTCACGGGGGTCGGTGAAGGTGTTGGTGATGATCGACATGGCGACCGGGTTCAGCATGGAGCCGCCCACCGCCTGCACCATCCGGAACGCGACCAGCCACGGCAGACCGGGCGCGAGCGAGCACAGCACCGAGCCGAGCGTGAAGACGACCAGGCCCGCCATGAAGACCCGCTTGCGGCCGATCCGGTCGGCCGTGGAGCCCGCCAGCATCAGCAGCGAGGCCAGCACCAGCGTGTAGGCGTCGATCGCCCACTGGAGCCCGGACGTGGTGGCGGCCAGCTCGCGCTGCATGGACGGCAGGGCGACGTTGAGCACGGTGTTGTCGAGGCTCACGATCAGCAGGCTCATGCAGCAGATGGCGAGCACGAGCAGGCGTCGGCGGTGGCTGAGCTCGGGCATGGGCATCATCGTACGCTCATGTCGATAGTGCGGTTAACTAATGACCTGTACACGGGCACGGGGAGCCGGGCCCGGGGGAGGCGTGCCGGGCACGGTCCGGCGTACGCGACAATGGAGGAATGTCCACGCCCACCTTGCCTACGACGACCTCGACGTTGCGGGTCGGTCCGCACGCCGTCCAGCCGCCCGTCGTGCTCGCCCCCATGGCGGGCATCACCAACGCCCCCTTCCGCACCCTGTGCCGGGAGTTCAGCGGCGGCAAGGGCCTGTTCGTCAGCGAGATGATCACCACCCGGGCGCTGGTCGAGCGCAACGACAAGACCATGCAGCTCATCAAGTTCGACGCGAGCGAGCGCCCGCGCTCGATCCAGCTCTACGGCGTCGACCCGGTCACCGTCGGCAAGGCCGTCCGCATGATCGCGGAGGAGGACCTCGCCGACCACATCGACCTGAACTTCGGCTGCCCGGTCCCGAAGGTGACCCGCAAGGGCGGCGGCTCCGCCCTGCCCTACAAGCGGAACCTGCTGCGCGCGATCCTGCGCGAGGCCGTCGGCGGGGCCGGCGACCTGCCGGTGACCATGAAGATGCGCAAGGGCATCGACGACGACCACCTCACCTACCTCGACGCCGGGCGCATCGCCGTCGAGGAGGGCGTCACCGCCATCGCCCTGCACGGCCGCACCGCCGCCCAGCATTACGGCGGCACCGCGGACTGGGAGGCCATCGCCCGCCTGAAGGAGCACGTGCCGGAGATCCCGGTGCTCGGCAACGGCGACATCTGGTCGGCCGAGGACGCCCTGAGGATGGTGCGCGAGACCGGCTGCGACGGCGTCGTGGTCGGGCGCGGCTGCCTCGGGCGGCCCTGGCTCTTCGCGGATCTGGTCGCCGCCTTCGAGGGGCGGACGGAGGACCTCGTACGTCCCACGCTGCGCGAGGTCGCCGACGTCATGGTGCGCCACGCCACCCTGCTCGGCGAGTGGCTCGGCGACGAGCAGCGCGGCGTGGTCGACTTCCGCAAGCACGTCGCCTGGTACCTCAAGGGCTTCGCGGTCGGCTCCGAGATGCGCAAGCGCCTGGCGATCACCTCGTCCCTGGAGGAGCTGCGGGCCGGGCTGGACGAGCTGGACCTCGACCAGCCGTGGCCGGCCGGCGCCGACGGCCCGCGCGGCCGCACCTCCGGCAACAACCGGGTGGTCCTGCCGGACGGCTGGCTGAAGGACCCGTACGACTGCGCGGGCGTCGGCGAGGACGCGGAGCTGGACACTTCCGGCGGCTGACCGGCCCCTGGGCCCGTGACGCCGTGAGGCCCGCCCGCCGGGCGGGCGACGGGAGGGTGACGACAGGCCCCCGCGGCCGGCGGGCGGCCCGTGCGCTCAGGCACCGCCGACCGCGGTGAGCAGGGCCAGCGGGGCCGCCGCCGAGCGGGACTCCCGGACGCAGGCGTGGGGATAGGGCACCGGCTCCGGGTGGCTGTCGCGGCCGTACCCGGCGAGCACCTCCGGCAGCCGGTGACCGGTGGCGGTCGCCGCCTCCACCAGGCCGTGCGCCACCGTGCGGGCCTCGTCGTGCAGGCCGTAGCGGGCCAGGCCCAGCGCGATCAGCGCGTTGTCGTGCGGCCACACCGAGCCGCGGTGGTACGACAGCGGGTGGTAGGCGGGCTGGCCCGCGGCCAGCGTCCGTACGCCCCAGCCGGAGAAGAAGTCCCTCTCCAGCAGACGCCGGCCGACCAGCTCGCCGTACTCCTTGTCCAGCAGCCCCGACCACAGCAGATGCCCGGCGTCGGAGGCCAGCGCGTCGACCTGCCGGCCCTCCCCGTCCAGGGCGAGCGCCGGGAAGGAGTGGCGCGGCATCCAGAAGTCCCGCTGGAACCGGTCGCGCAGATCACCGGCCGCCTGCTCCAGCAGCTCCGCGTACACCCGGTCGGCCCACACCGTGCGCGCCAGGTGCGCGGTGCGGCGCAGGGCGTCGTAGGCGTAGCCCTGGGCGCCCGCCGCCACCACCGGCCCGCTCGGCCGGGTGCCGTCGGCGGAGCAGATCGAGCCGGGGGAGTCCTTCCAGTTCTGGTTGGCGAGCCCGCCCCGGTCGGCGCGGTAGACCAGATAGCCCCGCGAGGTCAGCCCGCCGTGGTCCAGCATCCAGCCGACCGCCGCCCGGGCGTGCGGCTGGAGGCGGCGGGCCAGCTCCGTGTCGCCGGTGTGCTCGACGTACGCGCCCAGCAGGACGAGGAACAGGGGGGTGGCGTCGACGGAGCCGTAGTACCGCCCGTAGGGGACCTGGCCGAAGTGGGCCAGCTCGCCGTGCCGGACCTCGTGCACGATCTTGCCGGGCTGGGTGACGGCGTCCGCGCCGGTGTCCGTCGCCTGGGTCGCCGCCAGCGCCAGCAGCGTGGCGGCGGCCGGCCCGGAGCGGTAGGGGAGGACGAACAGGGACGTCAGCAGGGCGTCCCGGCCCAGCAGGGTCAGGAACCAGGGCGCCCCGCCGGCCGGCACGCGCAGCTCCTCGCCCTCCGGGCCGGCCGCGGGCACCTGGAGGGCGGCCAGGTCGGCCAGCCCCCGCGCGCAGGCCGCGGCCAGCTCCGGCCAGCCGGTCGGGAAGGCCACGCCCGCGGCGAGGGCGTCCTCCTCGGCCAGCAGCCGCTCGCTCACCGCGGCCGGGGAGCGGGGCACCCGCAGCGCCCGCCGGTCGCCGTGCGGGCGGGCCATCACCCGCAGCACCAGCTCCACCGAGCCGTGCGGGGGCAGTTCCAGCGTCCACACCAGACGGCGGGCGCCGGTACCGGTCTCCTCCACGGCGTCCGGGGCGGGCTCGGCCGTCACCGTCGTACAGGAGCGCCAGGTGCCCCGCCGGTAGGCGAACTCCACGCCGTGGCCGAGGACTTCGCGGGAGCGCTGGGCGCCGGGCTTGGCGTAGGTGCGGTGGTCGGCGCGCAGCTCGAACTGGTCGGCGAAGTCGGCGTCGGCGGTGAGCGCCAGGCGTACCGAGGACGGTGCCGGGCGGTTGCTCGTCACCCGGAGCGTCTCCACGAACGAGCCGTACCCGACGGCCTGTTCACGGAAGAGCGTGTACGCGGGCGGCTCGTCGCGTCCGCCGCGCGGCACCAGGACGCAGCGCGCGGTGTCCCCGATCGCGACGGGGGTCAGGGCCTCGGGCACGGCGCCGTCGACGGTGAGCTGCCACCGGCTCAGATGGCGCGCGTCGCGGACGAACAGCCCGTCCGGGACGCCGCCGCCCCGCACCCCGCTGATGTCGCCGCGCTCGCCCACCGTGGCGAACGTCCCGCCGTACACGAGCAGTCGATGCCGGTCGGTCATCTCCCGGCCCCCTCCCTTGTCGCTGCGGTCGACGGCGTCGCCGGGGTCCGGCCGCCGGCGGGAGCCGGGCGGACGGGGCGTCCCCGCGCGGGCCCCGGTCTCCGCCCCGCGCTCCGGGGAACGCCGCGGTGCCGCTCCGCCGCTCCGCCGCGCGTGCCGCCCCGGCCCGCCGCGCGTGCCCCTCGCGGCACCCGGGACGGCCCTGCCGCGGTGCGCCGCACCGCGGGGCCGGGACCGAACGCGCCGGGCCGCCGCGCGTAGGGTGCGGCGGACACCGCGGAGACCGCGAACGCGGCGGGCACCGCGGGCACGGTGAGGGCGGGAGGGAGGGGCGGGATGCGGGGGACGGAGGGGCGGTACGCGGTGCGCGGCGCCCGCCCGCCGGTCCGCGGGGCGGCCCCGGGCTCACGTCGGGTGGTGCGGTCCACTCAGGGCTCCCCGAAAGACGTCCGGCCGACCGGTTCGGCAGTGGCCACCGTAGAGTTACGTCCATTTAACACGCAAAACTCACTATGTATTGCAGAGTTGGGAAACACAAGGGGGTGCGCATGACCGGACGTACCGGCAGGGCGGACAGGGGCGCCGCCAGGGCGGGCGGCCAGGCGAGCGCCGGTGATCTGCTGGAGCTCGTGCGCCGTGGCCGCGCCACCACGCGCGGGGCGCTCCAGCAGGCCACGGGACTGTCCCGGGCCACCGTGGGCCAGCGTCTGGACCGGCTCTTCCGGGCGGGCTGGCTGCGCGAGGGCGCCGGCGGCCCGGTGGACTCGCCGCACGGCGGACGGCCCTCCATCACCCTGGAGTTCGACGACGAGCACGCCGTCGTCCTGGCCGCCGACCTCGACACCCGGCACGCCCGTGCCGCCGTCCTGACCCTGACCGGCGAGATCCTCGCCGAGCGCGGCGGGACGCTGGTGATCGAGGACGGCCCCGAGGCGGTCCTCGGCGAACTGGGCCGTTGGTTCGGGGAGTTGCTGGAGCGGTCCGCCCGCTCGGCGCGGGAGGTCTGCGGGGTCGGCCTGGCGGTGCCCGGCCCCGTCGACCACGCCACCGGCCGGGTGGTCCAGCCGCCGATCATGCCGGGCTGGGACGGGTACGACATAACGGGCCGCCTGGCCCGGGCCCTCACCGAGCACACGGGGGCCCCGCCCATACCCGTCCTGGTCGACAACGACGCCAACCTCATGGCCTACGGCGAACAGCGCGCCTCCCACCCGGACTGCTCGGCCTTCGTCCTGGTGAAGGTGTCGACCGGCATAGGCGCCGGGGTCGTGGTGGACGGCTCGGTCTACCGGGGCGTCGACGGCGGCGCGGGGGACATCGGGCACATCCGCGTCCCCGAGGGCGCCCAGGCGCTGTGCCGCTGCGGCTCCCACGGCTGTCTGGCCGCGGTCGCCAGCGGGGGCGCGGTCGCCCGGCGGCTGGCGGCGGCCGGGGTCCCGGCGGAGTCCGGCTCGGACGTGCGCGAGCTGCTGGCGGCCGGACACCCGGAGGCGGCGGCGCTGGCCCGGGAGGCCGGGCGGCTGGTCGGGGACGTGCTGGCGACGGTGGTGACGCTGCTGAACCCCGGGGTGCTGATGATCGCGGGGGATCTCGCGGGGACGCCGTTCCTCACCGGCGTGCGGGAGCTGCTGTACCAGCGGGCGCTGCCGCGGTCCACCGCCCGTCTGGACGTGGTCGCCTCCCGGCTGGGCGAGCGGGCCGGGCTGGTCGGGGCGGGGGCGCTGGTGGTGGAGCACCTGTACGCCCCGGAGCGGGTGGAGGAGCGGCTGCGGGCGCTCGGGGTGTGAGGCGTCCGGCAGGCGTGTGACAGGGACGTTTCCGCTGAGGGCGTCGGTCCGCCGACCGGTCCGCATGGTGAAATCCGGTCGACTGTGGCAGCGTGATTCTCGCCACCCTTGATAGGGGTTGCGCTCACATGAGCGGATCATGAGCGACTGCACTTCTCAAAGGGTGGCACTCAGTGCCACCCTTTGATCGTTCACCGGGCGAAAACACACATGAGGAATGCCGCTCAGATGAGCGATGTCGATGCCTTTTGAGAAGGTGGTTCGTTCAAGAAGTGAACACGTGGCCACTCGGGTGCTTGCCGACTCGTGACTTTCGATCCGCTGGCGGACGAGTGGTTACAGGCGCATGACGCGCAAGTGGACGTACCCACGAGCCTTCGATCTGGGTACATTCCCCGACGTCAGGGCAGCCACCGCGTCCTCGAGGAGTCGAGACCCGTGTCGGAAAACAAAGATCCCCAGGTAGCTGAGCAGGGCGCCAGCGTTGAGGGCGTGAAGTTCGTTTACGACTTCACCGAGGGCAACAAGGAGCTCAAGGACCTCCTCGGCGGCAAGGGTGCCAACCTCGCCGAGATGACCAACCTGGGCCTTCCGGTCCCTCCCGGGTTCACCATCACCACCGAGGCGTGCAAGGTCTACCTCGACAGCGGCGAGGAACCGGCGGCACTGCGTGACGAGGTGAGTGCGCACCTCGCCGCCCTCGAGGAGAAGATGGGCAAGAGGCTCGGCCAGGCCGACAACCCGCTCCTCGTCTCCGTCCGCTCCGGCGCCAAGTTCTCCATGCCCGGCATGATGGACACGGTCCTCAACATCGGCCTCTCCGACACGTCGGTGCAGGGCCTGGCCGCCCAGGCCGGCGACGAGCGGTTCGCCTGGGACTCCTACCGCCGCCTCATCCAGATGTTCGGCAAGACCGTCCTCGGCGTCGACGGCGACCTCTTCGAGGAGGCGCTGGAGAAGGCCAAGCAGGCCAAGAAGGTCACGGTCGACACCGAGCTGGAGGCCGCCGACCTGAAGAAGCTGGTCACCACCTTCAAGAAGATCGTCAAGAAGGAGGCCGGCCGGGACTTCCCGCAGGACCCGCGCGAGCAGATGGACCTCGCCATCAAGGCGGTCTTCGACTCCTGGAACGGCGAGCGCGCCAAGCTCTACCGCCGCCAGGAGCGCATCCCGCACGACCTCGGCACCGCGGTCAACGTCTGCTCGATGGTCTTCGGCAACCTGGGCCCCGACTCCGGCACCGGCGTCGCCTTCACCCGCGACCCCGCCTCCGGCCACCAGGGCGTCTACGGCGACTACCTCCAGAACGCCCAGGGCGAGGACGTGGTGGCCGGCATCCGCAACACGGTGCCGCTCGCCGAGCTGGAGCAGATCGACAAGAAGTCGTACGACCAGCTCATGCGGATCATGGAGACTCTGGAGAACCACTACAAGGATCTCTGCGACATCGAGTTCACCATCGAGCGCGGCCAGCTCTGGATGCTCCAGACCCGCGTCGGCAAGCGCACCGCGGGCGCGGCCTTCCGCATCGCCACCCAGCTCGTGGACCAGGGCCTGATCGACGAGGCCGAGGCGCTCACCCGCGTCAACGGCGCCCAGCTCGCGCAGCTCATGTTCCCCCGCTTCGACGAGAACGCGAAGGTCGAGCAGGTCGGCCGGGGCATCGCGGCCTCGCCGGGCGCGGCGGTCGGCAAGGCCGTCTTCGACTCGTACACGGCCGTCAAGTGGTCCCGCTCCGGCGAGAAGGTCATCCTCATCCGCCGGGAGACCAACCCCGACGACCTGGACGGCATGATCGCCGCCGAGGGCATCCTGACCTCCCGCGGCGGCAAGACCTCCCACGCGGCCGTGGTCGCCCGCGGCATGGGCAAGACCTGTGTCTGCGGCGCGGAGGAGCTGGAGGTCGACACCAAGCGGCGCCGGATGACCGTCCCCGGCGGGCACGTCGTCGAGGAGGGCGACGTCATCTCCATCGACGGCTCCACCGGCAAGGTCTACCTGGGCGAGGTCCCGGTCGTGCCCTCCCCGGTCGTGGAGTACTTCGAGGGCCGGATGCACGCGGGCGCCGAGGACGCCGACGAGCTGGTCGAGGCCGTGCACCGGATCATGGCCTTCGCCGACCGCAAGCGCCGGCTGCGGGTGCGCGCCAACGCCGACAACGCCGAGGACGCGCTGCGCGCCCGCCGCTTCGGCGCCCAGGGCATCGGTCTGTGCCGCACCGAGCACATGTTCCTCGGCGACCGCCGCGAGCTGGTGGAGCGGCTGATCCTCGCCGACAC
It contains:
- the dusB gene encoding tRNA dihydrouridine synthase DusB, translating into MSTPTLPTTTSTLRVGPHAVQPPVVLAPMAGITNAPFRTLCREFSGGKGLFVSEMITTRALVERNDKTMQLIKFDASERPRSIQLYGVDPVTVGKAVRMIAEEDLADHIDLNFGCPVPKVTRKGGGSALPYKRNLLRAILREAVGGAGDLPVTMKMRKGIDDDHLTYLDAGRIAVEEGVTAIALHGRTAAQHYGGTADWEAIARLKEHVPEIPVLGNGDIWSAEDALRMVRETGCDGVVVGRGCLGRPWLFADLVAAFEGRTEDLVRPTLREVADVMVRHATLLGEWLGDEQRGVVDFRKHVAWYLKGFAVGSEMRKRLAITSSLEELRAGLDELDLDQPWPAGADGPRGRTSGNNRVVLPDGWLKDPYDCAGVGEDAELDTSGG
- a CDS encoding MFS transporter, encoding MPELSHRRRLLVLAICCMSLLIVSLDNTVLNVALPSMQRELAATTSGLQWAIDAYTLVLASLLMLAGSTADRIGRKRVFMAGLVVFTLGSVLCSLAPGLPWLVAFRMVQAVGGSMLNPVAMSIITNTFTDPRERARAIGAWGAVVGISMAAGPLVGGLLVESVGWRAIFWINLPVGLAALLLTLRCVPESRAPHARRPDPVGQLLVIVLFGALTYAIIELPNAGPVAVLPFAVVAMAALAGLLRYEPRRREPLIDLRFFRSAPFSGATVIAVCGFAALGGFLFLSTLYLQNVRGLSALHAGLWMLPMAVPTFLCAPLSGRLVGARGPRASLLVAGCAMTASGLLFALFEAETSDVTLFLGYVLFGVGFGFVNAPITNTAVSGMPRAQAGVAAAVASTSRQLGSTLGVAVIGAVLAAGVGSAPYREAFVAAARPGWWILTSCGAAVLALGALTTGAWARRTAERTADRLRPAGAGEAARA
- a CDS encoding cation-translocating P-type ATPase, whose protein sequence is MGAGLLTRTQGAVAAIALAGPRLLARGTAPAVGVAAGAVAGTARAGVRSADFAARAARVARAALPGGRRDWRAGARAHLALVPAARDKVRRAGGTAHVARRVAAALAEHPDVALAYWDPGLSRLVVTATEEALTDKVVDRATTLAESHGLVRADDLVEEPAHPGDPASVRIAATALGADVLGIAAGMTASALRLPPTPRLVTAVSTLLRENPTFRAWLRARLGDARMEVALAVANAAVHSAGQSPTSLVLDGVLRACQLAEAVARTATFETVHDLLCEPGRDSLPADASLRPPLRTSPAQEYAAHASTGSVAGALATLLVKHELAEAAEAVLAGSPKAARYGPAAFHAVLSGALSRTGVLVRGPERLRQLEMSGTVVLHPSALRTPDAGADPWTESVLDAARRAGLRVVMVEDPALADFTGLADQVVGSGRPWGEVVDELRAESGVITVVRPRPGDDPEVAAGLLRGDVAVALADDRCPVAWGADVLCTHGLSDVWRLLRAVPAARGVGRRSQVLARSGAALSGLLVAVGEARKGAGGPLPGLRHAPVDASAALALLSGARSALRVATTRAPHPRPRVAWHELDPGDVRERLEHQKEPEPSAVEQATARVRAAVDRASRTPALVPVRWTVQLARAVRNELDDPLTPVLAVGSAAEAILGSVMDALLVVGALDLNALVGGFQRLRAERALAGLLAQQKQKARVAEEESHDAAGEARLVDAAKLSPGDIIELKADDVVPADARLLWEDGLEVDESALTGESLPVDKCVDPTPHAPVAERHCMVFEGTTVVAGRAQAVVVDTGERTEAARAVALAARTPSAAGVQARLQELTRKALPLTLAGGAAVTGISLLRGAPIRQAVSGGVSVAVAAVPEGLPLVATVAQLAAARRLGRRGVLVRTPRALEALGRMDTICFDKTGTLTENRLRLVKASDAGGTVYKLGEPDAAETVRVAARACPRLNGDGARPTHATDEAVLDAAGDDPEWEQIEGLPFETSRGYAAAVGRAGDGSPVLVIKGAPETVLPACADLPSHASDTAHELAADGLRVLAVAHRPLEDGEKAADLLERPLEELRPHFTGLLALADVARETSPALVRGLREAGVRPVVLTGDHPQTARAIATDLGWPEDATVVTGDELAAADRRERSRMLRDADVVARVAPEQKLQVVESLRDAGRVVGMVGDGANDAAAIRAADIGVGINARGSAAARNAADLVVTGDDLLVLVEAVHEGRALWHSVADAIAILIGGNAGEVGFGILGTVLGGSAPLSTRQMLLVNLFTDLFPAMAVAVTPQGEAEEDEAGSTDAPLGTAVLGEPLIRQIRHRALTTALGATAAWLLGRFTPGTARRSTTMALCAVVGTQLAQTLADRRGSRLVQATSLGSAAALVALVQTPGASRLFGCTPLGPLAWAGVAAAIVLALAGQRAVPKLEEAVMKRWPQVAEKLPVPTG